The Chitinivibrio alkaliphilus ACht1 DNA segment CGTGATTGGGTTTTCCCGCCGTACATTTAAAGAGGGGCCTCGTAAGCGTACACTCGCCGAGCTTCAAAAATCCCTCATATGTAGAGAAACGTCAGCTCTTGTCTTTGGACGTGAGTCCTGTGGTCTTACCCGTGAAGAGATGTTGTGTTGCCATCTTTTGTGCACAATTCCCAGTGCTCCCGCCATGAGCTATAACCTTGGCCAAGCAGCGGCTATTGCCCTGTACAGTCTCTCTTATGGTGCCGAACAGGCAGAACCTGTCTACGCTTCTTCCACAGAGCCTGCTCCTACCCATGGAGAAGAGGAGTCTCTCTTTAAATTTCTCGCCCACGCTGTTCCCAATGATATATTTACTAAGGGCCAGCGTGCTGATAATATGCGACGCATTATTCATAAAATGGGGTGTACACGTGACGAGCTACACCTTTTTATGGGGTTGTTAAAAAGTATTGGTAAGGATACATAATGAAGGTGTGTGAAATTGATGGTACGACGAAAATCACTGGGTTGTTAGGCAATCCCGTAGGACATTCCCTCTCTCCCATAATACATAACCATGCCTATGGAACTTTGGGGCTGAACTATGTCTATGTACCCTTGGGTTGTGAGAAACAACAGCTTTCTTCATTGATTGATGGCTTGCGGGCTCTTCAGTTTGCCGGTGCAAATGTGACTATTCCGTATAAAGAAGAAATTCTGTCCTTTTGTGATGTTCTTTCACCGCTCTCGCAGCTTACTGGCACGGTAAATACACTCTATTGGGATGAGCACCGGCTTTGCGGCACCACTACCGACGGAGCGGGGTTCTTCCGTGCTCTCACAGCAGACGGTTTTTCTCCTCAGGGAAAGCGTGTTCTCATTGTTGGTAATGGCGGTACCGCTCGGACCCTTGCTATGGTACTTGCTCATGAAGGGAAAACGGGGGATATTATCCTTGCTGGTCGAAATTCTAAAAAGGTTACTCACCTCATAGAAGAGGTATATGAGAAAACATCTACTAGAATTCACGGCGTACATCTTCCCGATGATTTGGCGCAGGTCCTGCCCGGTATAGACCTCCTTATACATTGTACTCCCCTTGGAATGCATCCCCATGAGAGCCAGACTCCCTTCGATACGTCCCTGCTTTCATCACATACCTATGTGTTTGATGCTATTTATAATCCGGCAGAGACCGCTCTTCTTCGCGGAGCTGCACAACAGGGATGCGCCTGCCAGAATGGCTTGCGTATGCTTTTGCTACAGGGGTTGGAATCGCAGCGGCACTGGACGGGGGTTGAGGTCCCCCTGGATATTTTTTCCATATCTGAACTTCAAAAAAAGGTGTAAAGAA contains these protein-coding regions:
- a CDS encoding RNA methyltransferase; amino-acid sequence: MSYSIVLVEPENPKNIGFVARAMKCNACTDLRIVSPHGESIHSEAYITGVSARPILSSARVYKSLLDAVADCTTVIGFSRRTFKEGPRKRTLAELQKSLICRETSALVFGRESCGLTREEMLCCHLLCTIPSAPAMSYNLGQAAAIALYSLSYGAEQAEPVYASSTEPAPTHGEEESLFKFLAHAVPNDIFTKGQRADNMRRIIHKMGCTRDELHLFMGLLKSIGKDT
- the aroE gene encoding shikimate dehydrogenase, translating into MKVCEIDGTTKITGLLGNPVGHSLSPIIHNHAYGTLGLNYVYVPLGCEKQQLSSLIDGLRALQFAGANVTIPYKEEILSFCDVLSPLSQLTGTVNTLYWDEHRLCGTTTDGAGFFRALTADGFSPQGKRVLIVGNGGTARTLAMVLAHEGKTGDIILAGRNSKKVTHLIEEVYEKTSTRIHGVHLPDDLAQVLPGIDLLIHCTPLGMHPHESQTPFDTSLLSSHTYVFDAIYNPAETALLRGAAQQGCACQNGLRMLLLQGLESQRHWTGVEVPLDIFSISELQKKV